The nucleotide window TGGCGACGAGGCCGGCCAGCCAGTTGGCGTCGACGCGCCGTGCCAGATCGTGGCGTGCCGGGATGGAGCAGAACGACCTCGTGTCGTCGTTGAAGCCGGCCGTGTTGTAGATCCCCGCGGTCTCGGTCGTCTGGCGCCGGAAGCGGATCATGCCCTCGATGCTGTCGTGGAACCACCACGGCGGGCCGAGCCGGACGGCCGGGTAGTGGCCCGCGAGCGGCGCGAGCTCGCGCGAGTACGTGGCCTCGTCGAGGGTGAAGAGGATCAGACGGAATCGCGGATCGTTGCCGAACGCATTCAGCAGTGGCATCAGATTCCGCGTGAACTCGGTCGCGATCGGGATGTCGCCGCCGCGGTCGGCGCCGAACCGCTCGAACAGCGCCGCGTCGTGGTTGCGGAGCGAGCCCGGATGCAATTGCATCACGAGCCCGTCATCGACCGACGCGCGCGCCATCTCCATCAGCATGTGCGCCTCGAACCGGCGCTCGTCGTCGAGCGCCGCCCGGCCGTCGCACGCGCACCGGAAGAGCCGGTCGGCGTCGTCGCGTTCGAGCCAGCCGGTTCGGGGCGCCTCGACGGCGTGGTCGGTGGCGGTCGCACCGAGCGATCGAAAGGCGCGGCGGCGATCGACGAGCGCATCGACGAAGCCGGCGTAGTCCACGATCCGGCGGCCCGAGACGCGAGCCAGCCGCTCGAGCTCGTGCGGCCAGCCAGGCGAGGCGATCTTCAACAGCGCGTCCGGACGGTAGGTCGGGATGACGCGTCCCGGCCAGCCCGACTCGCGGATGCGCCGATGGTGATCGAGCGTGTCTGCGGCCGCGTCGGTCGTGGCCAGCACCTCCACGTTGAACCGCTCGAAGAGCCGGCGCGGCCTGAACGCGGGCGACCGGAGCCGCTCGGCGATGGCGTCGTAGACGTACAGCGCCGTGTCGGGCCCGAGCGGGCGATCGACGCCGAAGACCTCGGCGATCTGGTAGTCGAGCCACGCGGCGGTCGGCGTGCCGCGGAAGAGGTGATACGCCGCGCCCAGCGTGGCCCACGTGGCGCGAGGATCGACGGCCTCGACGCTGCCGTCCCGGCGCGCGACGCCGAGCGCGTCGAGCGCGATGCCCTGCGAGTAGAGCATGCGCAGGATGTAATGGTCGGGCAGGATGACGAGCGACGTCGGCTCGGGAAACGGCCGGTCGTCGGCGAGGATGGCCGGATCGACGTGCCCGTGGGGGCAGATGAGCGGCAGCGCGCGCGTTTCCTCGTAGAGCGCGCGTGCGACGGCCCGGACGCCGGGTTCCGGGTCGAAGAAGCGATCGGGGTGCATCACACCCCGCTGAAGGCGCTGAAGCCGCCGTCCACCGGGATGACCGCGCCGGTGACGAACGACGCGGCGTCGCTGCACAGCCAGTGCACCGGGCCGACCAGCTCGTCGGCCCGTCCGAAGCGGCCCATCGGCGTGAGGTCGACGATCGTGCGGCCGCGATCGGTGTAGGCGCCGTCCTCGTTCACGAGCAGCCGGCGGTTCTGGTTGCCGAGGAAGAATCCCGGCGCGACGGCGTTGACCCGCAGGCCCGCCCCGTACCGGCGCGCGAGGTCCATGGCCAGCCATCGGGTGAACGTGTCGATCGCGCCCTTCGCCACGCCATAGCCCATCGCGCCCGTGATCGCGCGATCGGCGGCCATCGACGAGAGGTTGACGATCACGCCGGCGCGCCGCTCGGCCATCGCCTGGCCGACGACGAGCGACGGCACGATCGTGCCGTGGAGGTTGAGGCGCAGCACGTCGTCGAAGGCCGCGAGCGGGACGTCGAAGATCGGGCGGCCGTCGTTGCGCGCGGCCGGCACGTTGCCGCCGGCGCCGTTGATCAGGATGTCGATCCGCCCCCAGGCGCGCAGCACTTCGTCGCGGCCTGCGGCCATCTGGCCCTCGTCCACCACGTCGGCGACGATCGGCAGCACGTCGCCGCCCGCCTCACGAAGCGCCTGGATCTTGTCATCGAGCGCATCGCGCCGGCGGCCGACGACGGCCACGCGGACGCCGGCGCCGGCGAGGCTCGCGGCGAGCACGCCGCCGAGCACGCCGTAGCCGCCGGTGACGATCGCCACGCGGCCGGCGAGCGAGAACCTATCGTCTGCCACTGGGCCTCCACCTGTCGCCGGACATCGGCAGATGATAGCCGCCGCCGGCCGCGTCGCGCCAGGCGGCGCCGCTCGCGCACGCGCGTCGGATACAATGCGCGCCTTGCCATGATCGCTCTCGCCGCCATCACGGACGAGTTCTCGCCCGATCTCGATCGCGCGCTCGACGGCATGGCGTCGGTCGGCATGACCGGCGCGGAGCTGCGCGTGATCGACGGCCGCAACATCCTGGAGCTCGGCCCCGCGGAGGTGGACGACGTCCGTCGCCGGATCGCTGCCCGAGGCCTGTCGATCGTCGGCATCGCCTCGCCGCTGCTGAAGTGCGTGCTGCCCGACGCGCCGCCCGTCGATGCACGGCTGCAGCAGGACGTGTTCGGGGCGCCCTACACGTACGACGATCAGCCCCGCCTGTCCGAGCGGGCGCTCGACATCGCCGAACGCATGGGCGCGCGCGTCATCAGGGTGTTCTCGTACTGGCGGACGGTGGAGCCGGAGGAGACGATGGATCGCGTGGGCGAGGCGCTCGCCGAGCTGGCGGAGCGGGCGGCGCGGCGCGGGCTGATCATCGGGCTCGAGAACGAGGCGGCGTGCAACGTCGGAACCGGCGCCGAGACGGCGCGCGTGCTCGACGTCGTCGGCCATCCCGCGCTCGGCGTCGTGTGGGATCCGGCCAATGCGACGCTGCTGGGAGAAACGCCGTATCCCGACGGCTACGGCGCCCTGCCGGCCGGGCGCATCGTGCACGTCCACGCCAAGGACTGCCGCGTGCCGGTGCAGGCGTTCACGCCGGAGTGGGGGCCGATCGGCGAGATGGGCGTCGACTGGCGCGGGCAGATCGCCGCGCTGGTCCGCGACGGATATGCCGGGTGGATCAGCCTCGAGACGCACTGGCGCGGCCCGCGCGGCGACAAGTTCGAAGCGAGCGTGATCTGCGGCGAACGGCTGGCCGCGCTGGTCGGCCGCGCCGGCTAGATTCCGGGCTGCCGCGCCGCGCGGCAGCAGCCGCGGCCATCACCGCGACGGAGGACCATGTCACTCCCACAGGCTTCGGCGCCACTTGCGCAGCCACGCGCCGGCGTGCTCGACGGCGTCACGCCGTACCACTGGCTCGTCGTCACGATCGCGTCCTGCGGATGGCTGTTCGACTGCATGGACCAGCGGATCTTCGTGCTGGCCCGGGAGTCCGCGCTGCGCGAGCTGCTCGCGGCGGATCCGGCCGCGCTCGCGTCGCTCAAGACGTACAGCGGCTATGCGACGACGTCGATGATTCTCGGCTGGGCCACCGGCGGGCTCCTGTTCGGGATGATGAGCGACAAGCTCGGCCGCGTGAAGACGATGGTCGCGACGCTGCTCGTGTATTCCGGGTTCACGGGCCTGTCGGGCATCGCGACTGGATGGCTCGACTTCACGGTCTATCGATTCCTCGCCGGCCTCGGCGTCGGCGGGATGTTCGGCGCGGCGACGACGCTCGTGGCCGAGAGCGTGCCGGGCGCATTTCGCGCGGTCGCGCTCGGGCTGCTGCAGGCGCTGTCGGCGCTCGGCAACATCATCGGATCGCTCGTCAGCCTGCAGGTGCCGCCCGGCGCCGCGGCCTACGCCGGCGACTGGTCGGGCTGGCGCATCCTCTTCTTCGTCGGGCTGCTGCCTGCGCTGCTCGTCGTGCCGATCGTCTTCGCGCTGCGCGAGCCTGAGTCGTGGCTGGCCGCCAGGGCCTCTGCCGGCGCGCGCCACGCCGTCGGCTCGCCGGCCGAGCTGTTTCGGGACCCGCGCTGGCGGCGCAACACGCTCGTCGGGGTCTTCCTCGGCGTCTCCGGGATGATCGGCTTGTGGGGCATCGGCTTCTTCTCGCCCGAGTTGATCTCGACCGCGCTCCAGGGCGAGCCGCAGCCGGTCGTCGATCGCGTGCGCGGGTGGGCGACGGCCTTCCAGGACATGGGCGCATTCGTCGGCATGCTCGTGTTCACGCTGATCGCGTCGTGGGTGAGCCGCCGCCTCGCGTTCCTGTTCGCGCTCCTGCTCAGCATGTTCGTGACGATGTTCGTGTTCGGCTCGCTCGAGAGCGCGTCGGATGCGTACTGGATGCTGCCGGTGATGGGCTTCGCCCAGTTGGGTGTCTTCGCGGGCTACTCGATCTACTTCCCGGAGCTGTTTCCGACGAGGCTGCGAGGCACGGGCGTCGGCTTCTGCTACAACACGGTGCGCTATCTGGCGGCGCCGGCGCCGATGCTCTTCGGCTACCTGGCCACGGTGATGTCGTTTCGGACGGCCGCGATCATGATGTCGTGCGTGTACCTCGTCGGCGTCGTGGCGCTCATCTGGGCGCCCGAAACGAAGGGGCGGGAGCTGCCCGAATAGCCAAATGAAAACGCCCCGACCACCTGTCGGTGATCGGGGCGTCCGTGTCCAACGGCCGCCGAGGCGGCCGGAGCGTCAGCCGGTCTAGTAGTCGAACCGGACGGTCAACCCGAAGTTGAACGGGTTGGTCGACTGGTCGTACTGGCCGGTGGTGGTGCTGGTGTTCCCGGTGGTGCTGAACGTGTAGGACGCGGCCATGCGCTGGAACTGGACCTGGTTCCACATGTTGTAGAACTGGGCCTGAACGCGCACGCTGCCACCGCGGCCGACTTGCACCGGGATGCGACGCGCGAGGGTGAAGTCCCAGTTCTGCCAGCCGGGGTGACGCAGGTAGCCCTGCGCCACGTTGCCGAGGTTGCCCTGGCCGTTGCTCGGCAGCGGACGCCGGAACGCGGCCAGGTTGAAGTGCGGCCGGAACGCGTCGTGCGTCG belongs to Acidobacteriota bacterium and includes:
- a CDS encoding sugar phosphate isomerase/epimerase — encoded protein: MIALAAITDEFSPDLDRALDGMASVGMTGAELRVIDGRNILELGPAEVDDVRRRIAARGLSIVGIASPLLKCVLPDAPPVDARLQQDVFGAPYTYDDQPRLSERALDIAERMGARVIRVFSYWRTVEPEETMDRVGEALAELAERAARRGLIIGLENEAACNVGTGAETARVLDVVGHPALGVVWDPANATLLGETPYPDGYGALPAGRIVHVHAKDCRVPVQAFTPEWGPIGEMGVDWRGQIAALVRDGYAGWISLETHWRGPRGDKFEASVICGERLAALVGRAG
- the uxaC gene encoding glucuronate isomerase, whose product is MHPDRFFDPEPGVRAVARALYEETRALPLICPHGHVDPAILADDRPFPEPTSLVILPDHYILRMLYSQGIALDALGVARRDGSVEAVDPRATWATLGAAYHLFRGTPTAAWLDYQIAEVFGVDRPLGPDTALYVYDAIAERLRSPAFRPRRLFERFNVEVLATTDAAADTLDHHRRIRESGWPGRVIPTYRPDALLKIASPGWPHELERLARVSGRRIVDYAGFVDALVDRRRAFRSLGATATDHAVEAPRTGWLERDDADRLFRCACDGRAALDDERRFEAHMLMEMARASVDDGLVMQLHPGSLRNHDAALFERFGADRGGDIPIATEFTRNLMPLLNAFGNDPRFRLILFTLDEATYSRELAPLAGHYPAVRLGPPWWFHDSIEGMIRFRRQTTETAGIYNTAGFNDDTRSFCSIPARHDLARRVDANWLAGLVARHVVSQDDAREMARALAYDLAKDAYRLKDC
- a CDS encoding MFS transporter; the protein is MSLPQASAPLAQPRAGVLDGVTPYHWLVVTIASCGWLFDCMDQRIFVLARESALRELLAADPAALASLKTYSGYATTSMILGWATGGLLFGMMSDKLGRVKTMVATLLVYSGFTGLSGIATGWLDFTVYRFLAGLGVGGMFGAATTLVAESVPGAFRAVALGLLQALSALGNIIGSLVSLQVPPGAAAYAGDWSGWRILFFVGLLPALLVVPIVFALREPESWLAARASAGARHAVGSPAELFRDPRWRRNTLVGVFLGVSGMIGLWGIGFFSPELISTALQGEPQPVVDRVRGWATAFQDMGAFVGMLVFTLIASWVSRRLAFLFALLLSMFVTMFVFGSLESASDAYWMLPVMGFAQLGVFAGYSIYFPELFPTRLRGTGVGFCYNTVRYLAAPAPMLFGYLATVMSFRTAAIMMSCVYLVGVVALIWAPETKGRELPE
- a CDS encoding SDR family oxidoreductase — its product is MADDRFSLAGRVAIVTGGYGVLGGVLAASLAGAGVRVAVVGRRRDALDDKIQALREAGGDVLPIVADVVDEGQMAAGRDEVLRAWGRIDILINGAGGNVPAARNDGRPIFDVPLAAFDDVLRLNLHGTIVPSLVVGQAMAERRAGVIVNLSSMAADRAITGAMGYGVAKGAIDTFTRWLAMDLARRYGAGLRVNAVAPGFFLGNQNRRLLVNEDGAYTDRGRTIVDLTPMGRFGRADELVGPVHWLCSDAASFVTGAVIPVDGGFSAFSGV